A genome region from Vibrio tapetis subsp. tapetis includes the following:
- a CDS encoding phospholipase A — MKYKLLLVAILSPLLQAKSLSTISSYEDTYVIGSHTSSVNREVYQAGGFDGAEQLQPFEVKFQFSFSVPLFQLTSNSSIAASYTQVSLWQVANNQISSPFRETNYKPQVFVMYRPNLFFINNIEFGYKHESNGQTANLSRSWDRAYVALELLDGPFEYGLHAWSVIGRIGENPDISEYYAPWEAWTKLYTGVGVFDARGFYNFDTNKSGIELGYTFYFNELIGVYGQVYHGYGETLIEYDHSHTRVGLGLKLVNWQ; from the coding sequence ATGAAATACAAACTACTGCTTGTGGCGATATTGTCTCCGTTACTGCAGGCTAAAAGCTTAAGTACCATTTCTAGTTACGAGGATACCTATGTAATTGGAAGCCATACCAGCAGCGTGAACAGGGAAGTGTATCAAGCGGGTGGGTTTGATGGGGCTGAACAGTTACAGCCATTTGAGGTTAAGTTTCAATTCTCATTTTCAGTTCCATTATTTCAGCTTACTTCAAATTCATCCATTGCGGCGTCTTATACTCAGGTGTCGCTGTGGCAGGTAGCAAACAATCAGATATCGTCACCTTTTCGAGAAACTAACTATAAACCCCAAGTGTTTGTCATGTATCGGCCTAACCTGTTTTTTATTAATAATATCGAATTTGGTTATAAACATGAGTCTAATGGACAAACGGCTAACTTATCTCGGAGCTGGGATAGAGCCTATGTCGCCCTAGAATTATTAGACGGCCCATTCGAATACGGATTGCATGCCTGGAGTGTCATTGGGCGTATCGGAGAAAACCCGGATATCTCGGAATATTACGCACCTTGGGAAGCATGGACGAAGCTCTATACTGGTGTGGGCGTATTTGATGCAAGAGGGTTCTATAATTTTGATACCAACAAAAGTGGCATTGAGCTGGGGTACACGTTTTACTTCAATGAGCTGATTGGTGTTTATGGGCAAGTTTATCATGGTTACGGTGAGACATTGATCGAATATGATCATAGTCATACTCGAGTTGGGCTTGGTCTGAAGCTGGTTAACTGGCAGTGA
- a CDS encoding transporter, translating to MNNQHSSEIVFDYTTFLGATCRKKWTFLEAMQSFAPVFGMLWKDSVNELMSKEDQLWEQALTSLSAQNSDEANLVRLIKLARVQGIGKLTLKMPYELDVEQRDSIGKRSRSVITELEDDSFTVEIAE from the coding sequence ATGAATAATCAGCATTCATCGGAAATAGTTTTTGATTACACCACCTTTCTTGGCGCAACATGCCGTAAGAAATGGACTTTTTTAGAAGCGATGCAATCTTTCGCACCAGTCTTTGGTATGCTTTGGAAAGATAGCGTTAATGAGCTTATGTCAAAGGAAGATCAACTGTGGGAGCAGGCGTTAACGTCGTTGTCTGCACAAAACAGTGATGAAGCCAATTTGGTGCGCTTAATTAAGCTTGCTCGTGTACAAGGCATTGGAAAGTTGACACTGAAAATGCCCTATGAACTGGATGTAGAGCAGCGAGATTCCATTGGAAAGCGCAGCCGTTCTGTGATTACGGAATTAGAAGACGACAGTTTTACCGTCGAGATTGCCGAGTAG